The following coding sequences are from one Neurospora crassa OR74A linkage group I, whole genome shotgun sequence window:
- a CDS encoding integral membrane protein, with protein sequence MAIGAILEPGIVVGLLAGGTLVNRNTTYTSSTASSRRASWHPLDQTDPEALPSASLLNDEQNFEGGRKAKVEEDEYTSDSRRPWSPSRSSSSSTVVENQAIEKDLPYGKRFRTLKFMGWEREVVTPNTEIHRDRLLSRVLRKFPFLVEVWYWALIYWVYQLGRAFTAVTLKASTVDTAREHALQIIHMEQRLRIFVEPIVQGWFLGHPTILKWTNRTYSFIHIPGTILFLIVLFYVTTTRPRARIHENHGGGALVRDWRNFVNHFGPDVYERRRRTMAMCNLLAFIVFTFWPCMPPRLLSDPTYNGEDAKEAKSYGFVDTVHGKDGDSSVWTTNKFCNQYAAMPSLHFGYSFLIGLTIATVPLRRQGRFGWKRLVAIFTGMVYPAIILTAIVATANHFVLDAVAGACACLIAWKFNHVLLNLLPIEDWFLHVLRMHKPN encoded by the exons ATGGCGATCGGAGCCATATTGGAGCCCGGCATTGTCGTGGGTCTCCTCGCCGGTGGTACCCTCGTCAATCGCAACACGACCTACACCAGCTCAACTGCCTCAAGCCGAAGAGCTTCTTGGCACCCGCTCGATCAGACCGACCCCGAGGCGCTACCATCCGCATCGCTTTTGAACGACGAGCAAAATTTCGAAGGAGGCAGGAAAGCCAAggtcgaggaagatgagtACACCAGCGATAGCAGGAGACCGTGGAGCCCATCGCGGTCCAGTTCGTCGTCGACTGTGGTAGAGAACCAGGCGATCGAAAAGGATCTCCCATACGGAAAGAGGTTCCGCACCTTGAAGTTTATGGGCTGGGAACGGGAGGTCGTCACGCCGAACACCGAGATTCATCGCGACCGATTACTGAGCCGCGTCCTGCGCAAGTTCCCCTTCCTTGTCGAGGTGTGGTACTGGGCTCTGATTTACTGG GTCTACCAACTTGGACGAGCCTTCACAGCTGTAACTCTTAAGGCCAGCACAGTCGATACCGCGCGCGAGCATGCCCTTCAAATTATTCATATGGAGCAGCGCCTGCGCATCTTTGTCGAGCCCATTGTCCAGGGCTGGTTCCTTGGACACCCGACCATCCTCAAGTGGACGAACCGAACCTACTCCTTCATCCACATTCCCGGCACCattctcttcctcatcgtTCTCTTCtacgtcaccaccacccgcccCCGCGCCCGCATCCACGAGAACCATGGTGGAGGCGCCCTTGTCCGCGACTGGCGCAACTTCGTCAACCACTTCGGCCCGGATGTGTACGAGCGCCGGAGACGTACCATGGCCATGTGCAATCTTTTGGCCTTTATCGTATTTACTTTCTGGCCCTGTATGCCGCCCAGACTCCTCAGCGACCCCACCTACAACGGCGAGGACGCGAAGGAGGCCAAGTCCTATGGATTTGTGGATACCGTGCACGGAAAGGATGGTGATAGCAGTGTCTGGACTACCAACAAGTTCTGCAACCAATACG CTGCCATGCCCTCCCTGCACTTCGGATACTCTTTCCTCATCGGCCTCACGATTGCCACCGTTCCCCTCAGGAGACAGGGCCGCTTCGGGTGGAAGAGACTTGTCGCCATTTTCACCGGCATGGTTTACCCTGCCATCATTCTTACGGCCATTGTCGCAACTGCCAACCACTTTGTTCTGGATGCGGTGGCCGGAGCTTGCGCTTGCCTAATCGCCTGGAAGTTCAACCACGTgcttctcaacctcctccccatcgAGGACTGGTTTTTGCACGTACTCAGGATGCACAAGCCCAATTAA
- a CDS encoding ribosome biogenesis protein NSA2: MPQNEYIERAQKLHGKRLDTEERARKKAAREGHKQSENAQNLRGLRAKLFAKERHAQKIQMRKAIKQHEERNVKGAPEEKDPSNPVPAYLLDRSNPTSAKALSSQIKSKRAEKAARFSVPIPKVKGISEEELFKVVKTGKKVHKKGWKRVVTKPTFVGPDFTRRPVKYERFIRPMGLRYKKANVTHPTLNVTVQLPILGVKKNPSNPLYTQLGVLSKGTIIEVNVSDLGMVTASGKIAWGRYAQITNNPENDGCLNAVLLV, translated from the exons ATG CCTCAGAACGAATACATCG AACGCGCCCAGAAGCTTCACGGTAAGCGTCTGGACACCGAGGAGCGCGCACGCAAGAAGGCTGCCCGTGAGGGTCACAAGCAGAGCGAGAATGCACAGAACTTGCGTGGCCTGAGGGCCAAGCTCTTTGCCAAGGAGCGTCATGCCCAGAAGATCCAGATGCGCAAGGCCATCAAGCAGCACGAGGAGCGCAATGTCAAGGGCGCCCccgaggagaaggaccctTCGAACCCCGTTCCCGCTTATCTGCTCGACCGTTCGAACCCCACGAGTGCGAAGGCTTTGAG TTCCCAGATCAAGAGCAAGCGTGCCGAGAAGGCCGCTCGTTTCTCGGTCCCTATTCCCAAGGTCAAGGGTATCAGCGAAGAGGAGCTTTTCAAGGTCGTCAAGACGGGCAAGAAGGTGCACAAGAAGGGCTGGAAGCGCGTCGTCACCAAGCCAACATTCGTCGGACCCGATTTCACCAGACGCCCAGTCAAGTACGAACGCTTCATCCGGCCCATGGGTCTCCGTTACAAGAAGGCCAACGTCACCCACCCTACCCTCAATGTCACGGTTCAGCTCCCCATTCTCGGCGTCAAGAAGAACCCCAGCAACCCCCTTTATACCCAGCTTGGTGTTCTGTCCAAGGGTACTATTATCGAGGTCAACGTTTCCGATCTTGGTATGGTCACCGCGTCGGGCAAAATTGCCTGGGGTCGTTATGCGCAGATCACCAACAACCCTGAG AACGACGGATGCTTGAACGCTGTGCTCCTGGTTTAA
- a CDS encoding 60S acidic ribosomal protein P2 has translation MKHLAAYLLLTLGGNTAPSAADVKAVLESVGIEADSERLDKLISELEGKDLNELIAEGSSKLASVPSGGAAAPAAGGAAAAAGGAAEEKKEEKVEEKEESDEDMGFGLFD, from the exons ATGAAGCACTTGGCCGcttacctcctcctcaccctcggTGGCAACACCGCCCCCTCTGCCGCTGATGTCAAGGCCGTCCTTGAGTCCGTTGGCATTGAGGCCGACTCCGAGCGCCTTGACAAGCTCATTTCTGAGCTCGAGGGCAAGGACCTCAACGAG TTGATCGCTGAGGGTTCCTCCAAGCTCGCTTCCGTCCCCTCCGGCGGTGCTGCTGCCCCCGCTGCCGgtggtgccgctgccgccgctggtggcgctgctgaggagaagaaggaggagaaggttgagG agaaggaggagtccGACGAGGATATGGGCTTCGGTCTCTTCGACTAA
- a CDS encoding checkpoint protein kinase, translated as MNDMSSISPTPMGGGSHFTSMGRRTSARQALRRPPSRPMLNRSESNPQSQSQQYSNLNDSSDDEIPVPMKLSALTKALLNDGHASEASSFAQHGAPEDLQLSPPARPPSRVTRRSALLSSKSEERSEGVRAREARRSIRGGSLQPMDRPTSPVQNDSSNNRDGSPVPRKRVVRLSNPVQGPVSFSGNVRRLSSTTANQRRTRTESREREVEKEIPSFLQQQGDAGSDSAGDAQTPVIRTVRIAVGSGSSGSKGRISLGGGGGSSGSSFAGVSGKRGTGYSDHENPEDPATIGRPQTVAPQSSMRIKRVAKLPGSFLSGPARRGRRRQSDEDEAAHGENEGMGMNQDNDGNYESHMQSHVEAAMGEQHLSFYGSNNNYRDYAASGSPVSGKAGAVRRRESNFRTMERDNGELGYKIAEPHPDMPMNNDKENEAPPTFKRAKLTPSAMLDHEIPKPVIPEPMALDIGRDIGRDLKRLSISPDRKALAHKSQNTPHRPAPPPPPKMSVVETATAAAGASATAGAAKKRQVLLRVNGRTYTRIDCIGRGGSGKVYRVSAESGKMLALKRVSLEHADENTVKGFKGEIDLLKRLNGVERVIQLIDHELNLEKQVLSVLMEVGELDFNTLLKSRQSTAEGARLDPTFIRYYWKEMLECVQAVHARDVVHSDLKPANFVLVQGRLKLIDFGIANAIQTEMTVNVHRETQIGTPNYMSPESLMDSNQYAFTSAQNGKFCIPPPLNHRQHGAPKLMKLGKPSDVWSLGCILYQMVYGLPPFGKIANQMSRCQAIINWSYQIDFPEATEDGSRVPPSVIRTMRRCLNREQRERPTCDELLADTDPFLYPQEFDPSVYAAAEHGRVLPVTEELLSRLIQSVVQRCKERMPTEAEVVNTWPQAYWATVRKAVMGAGNNAGGSGGGNGSGGHQR; from the exons ATGAACGACATGTCGTCCATTTCGCCAACGCCCATGGGCGGTGGAAGCCACTTTACGTCTATGGGAAGAAGGACATCCGCTAGACAAGCTTTGCGACGTCCCCCATCGCGGCCCATGCTCAATCGCAGCGAGTCGAATCCCCAGTCGCAATCTCAACAGTATTCCAACCTCAACGACAGCTCGGACGACGAGATCCCCGTACCCATGAAACTCAGCGCCTTAACCAAGGCTCTGCTTAACGACGGCCATGCATCCGAAGCCTCATCTTTTGCGCAACATGGCGCTCCAGAGGATCTGCAGTTATCACCCCCAGCTCGACCACCATCACGCGTTACTAGAAGAAGCGcgttgttgtcgtcaaaGTCGGAGGAAAGGTCGGAAGGTGTGAGGGCGCGGGAAGCGAGGCGGAGTATCAGAGGAGGAAGCCTGCAGCCCATGGACAGGCCGACGTCGCCAGTCCAGAacgacagcagcaacaaccgcGATGGCAGCCCGGTACCTAGGAAACGAGTGGTCCGCCTCAGCAATCCCGTGCAGGGTCCAGTCAGTTTTTCAGGAAATGTCCGGAGACTCTCATCGACGACGGCAAACCAGAGGAGAACCAGGACGGAGAGCAGGGAAAGAGAGGTCGAGAAAGAAATTCCATCGTTTCTACAGCAGCAAGGAGATGCAGGATCAGATTCAGCGGGAGATGCCCAAACGCCCGTGATCAGGACGGTCAGGATTGCGGTGGGCTCTGGGTCTTCAGGCAGCAAGGGTCGGATTTCTctagggggaggaggagggtcgtCGGGTAGTTCGTTCGCCGGTGTTTCCGGGAAACGCGGCACAGGATATAGTGATCACGAGAATCCCGAGGATCCTGCAACCATTGGAAGGCCACAAACGGTAGCACCACAAAGCTCAATGCGTATCAAGAGAGTCGCAAAGCTTCCAGGGAGCTTTCTCAGCGGCCCAGCgcggcgagggcggagaAGGCAGagcgatgaggacgaggcaGCACATGGAGAAAACGAAGGTATGGGCATGAACCAAGACAACGATGGGAATTACGAGAGCCACATGCAGAGCCATGTCGAAGCCGCTATGGGCGAGCAACATTTGTCGTTCTACGGGTCCAACAATAACTATCGCGATTATGCCGCATCCGGAAGTCCTGTTAGCGGCAAAGCCGGAGCGGTTCGCAGGCGAGAATCCAACTTCAGAACGATGGAAAGAGATAACGGGGAACTGGGTTACAAGATCGCTGAGCCTCATCCAGATATGCCCATGAACAACGACAAGGAGAACGAGGCACCGCCGACCTTCAAAAGGGCCAAGCTGACCCCGTCCGCAATGCTCGATCACGAGATCCCGAAACCGGTTATCCCCGAACCAATGGCCCTCGACATTGGGCGCGACATCGGGCGAGATCTTAAGAGGCTTTCGATTTCACCCGACCGCAAAGCGCTGGCGCATAAGAGTCAGAATACACCGCACAGGCCGgcgcctccacctccaccaaaGATGTCAGTTGTCGAGACTGCAACAGCTGCGGCTGGAGCTTCTGCGACTGCTGGGGCGGCCAAGAAAAGGCAGGTCCTTTTGCGAGTGAACGGCCGAACATACACCCGCATTGACTGTATTGGACGAGGTGGTTCTGGCAAGGTTTATCGTGTTTCCGCTGAGAGTGGGAAGATGTTGGCCTTGAAGAGGGTGTCTCTCGAACATGCCGACGAAAACACCGTGAAGGGATTCAAGGGCGAGATTGATTTGCTGAAACGTTTGAATGGTGTGGAACGGGTCATTCAACTCATCGACCATGAGCTGAATCTGGAGAAGCAGGTACTCAGTGTG CTCATGGAAGTAGGCGAACTCGATTTCAACACGCTTCTTAAAAGCCGCCAAAGCACCGCAGAAGGCGCTCGTCTCGATCCAACCTTCATTCGGTATTACTGGAAAGAGATGCTCGAATGCGTGCAAGCCGTGCACGCCCGCGACGTTGTGCACAGTGATCTCAAGCCGGCCAACTTTGTCCTTGTCCAGGGCCGCCTCAAGCTCATCGATTTCGGCATCGCCAACGCCATCCAGACCGAAATGACAGTCAACGTGCACCGAGAAACGCAAATCGGCACGCCCAACTACATGTCGCCCGAATCTCTGATGGACTCGAACCAATACGCCTTCACGTCCGCCCAGAACGGCAAGTTCTGcatcccgccgccgctgaaCCACCGCCAGCACGGCGCGCCCAAGCTCATGAAGCTCGGCAAGCCCTCAGACGTCTGGTCGCTCGGCTGCATCCTGTACCAGATGGTGTACGGCCTGCCGCCCTTTGGCAAGATTGCCAACCAGATGTCGCGATGCCAGGCCATCATCAACTGGTCGTACCAGATCGATTTTCCGGAAGCCACCGAGGACGGCAGCCGCGTGCCCCCCTCGGTCATCCGCACCATGCGCCGATGTCTCAACCGCGAGCAGCGCGAGCGCCCCACGTGCGACGAGCTACTGGCTGACACGGACCCGTTCCTGTACCCGCAGGAGTTCGATCCGTCAGTGTACGCGGCGGCGGAGCATGGTAGGGTCCTGCCTGTCACAGAGGAGCTATTGTCGAGGCTTATACAGAGTGTGGTGCAGAGATGCAAGGAGAGGATGCCCAcggaggcggaggtggtGAATACTTGGCCGCAGGCGTACTGGGCGACTGTGAGGAAGGCGGTCATGGGTGCCGGTAATAATGCTGGTGGAAGTGGAGGTGGGAATGGTAGTGGCGGCCACCAGAGGTGA
- a CDS encoding aconitate hydratase translates to MSRALLRSVLELRTPVTRLPPSFLLPFRPAARFLHQTAQQVEPTSQSDAAAAAATLLKASPPKVTTATTPEAPAAVPTSTPFSQQPPISQQVKELLPVLAAQPGHYTTIHIHGKPYLVTEGDTVKLPFKMPGVAPGDVLRLNRASVIGSRDLTLQGAPYVDERLFECRAIVMGTESEPMRVMIKKKRRCRKKKHVFSKHKYTVLRINQLKINDVSSL, encoded by the coding sequence ATGAGCAGGGCACTTTTGCGCTCCGTCCTGGAGCTGCGCACTCCCGTCACGCGCCTCCCAccatctttcctcctccccttccgtCCCGCCGCTCGTTTCCTCCACCAGACTGCCCAGCAAGTTGAGCCTACCAGCCAGTccgatgctgctgctgctgccgccaccCTGCTCAAGGCCAGCCCACCAAAGGTCACTACCGCCACAACACCAGAGGCCCCCGCAGCCGTTCCCACCAGCACACCATTTTCTCAACAACCCCCGATAAGCCAGCAAGTCAAGGAGCTCCTCCCCGTGCTCGCCGCGCAGCCGGGCCACTACACGaccatccacatccacgGCAAGCCGTACCTCGTGACCGAGGGTGACACGGTAAAGCTACCGTTCAAGATGCCCGGCGTGGCGCCTGGCGACGTGCTGCGCCTGAACCGGGCCTCGGTCATCGGCAGCCGCGACCTGACCCTTCAGGGCGCGCCGTACGTGGACGAGCGCCTGTTTGAGTGCCGCGCCATTGTCATGGGTACCGAGAGCGAGCCGATGCGCGTCATgatcaagaagaagcggaggtgcaggaagaagaagcatgtTTTCAGCAAGCACAAGTACACGGTTCTCAGGATCAACCAGTTGAAGATCAATGATGTGTCGAGCCTTTGA